The Ptychodera flava strain L36383 chromosome 16, AS_Pfla_20210202, whole genome shotgun sequence region taaacatagaccctcgagaaaaactctagggtctatggtgtaAACTAATCAAGTGCCCCGTTCACAGCCCCGTTCTGCTGTCAGTGCCATAGATTAAACAGCTCGAACACACCCCTACAGTTGGTATGTATTGCAGCTGTACCAATGTTCATGAGATGTTGATAGTATCAGTTAATGTTcgtttttcaaatgaatgcatGTGACATGATCAGTAATTAACAGGCAAAAATCAGCTCAAAAACCCCATTACATTGACCTCAAGCAGGAGCTTTGACATTTTTACTCAACATGAGTAAAAGTggataaacatatttttttgaaaccaACATCATGAACTGTCAGATTTATGTTGCATATCAGATCAGTttcaggtaaaaaaaaaatttataagCGGTTTTTGAGGTAGCGTTTTTTAAAGTACCACTTCCTACATACGGCAATACAGCATTAACTTGCCTTGATGAATTGcattatgtaccggtacatgtacatgtatgtgtgatacaatgacaaaattcattcataaatgCCTGGATGAATCATAAAATACAGGGTTTCATGGCTCTATTAtcaattcaaaatgtttttgtccaTCTTATAATTCAAATCCCAGAGGGGTTCAAGCCCACCAGAGTGCAAGCCAGCACTGAAGACATTACAGAGACATGGCATGGGTTACATCATTGAAGACTGGTTCACAGAGACGCTGCAGCAAGATCTACAGCGGAGGATTGCTGCAAATTTCTGGAAGAATTTCCCGGAAGATCCACTGCCAGATGGAGAACCGCATGCAAACAGTTTTGTGTCTGCCATCAATGAACTCCACAGGAACTCATCCCCTTACATGAAGTGTGTGGAGTGGTTGGAAGAGTTGAAAGATTTGACTCAGTCAGAGGCAAGGCCAAGGTTGTACAGTCTGACCGAGAGAGTTCAAACTTTGTTCAAAGCTGTGCTGTTCAGTATAATACCAACTAACTTCTATGAAAAAGTGAGTGACTTTTATTCAAAGGCGTTCAGGGCTTTTCATCAGTTGCACAAAGATGAAGAAAGCGAGGATgaagatgataatgatgatgatgaggggCCAAGGTGTCCTGGTTGCAGCAAGGACTCTGAACAGTGTGACTGTGCCAAAGTATTGTCAGATTTTCACCAAGTAAATCAAGAGTTGTGAGTAAAATTGCGATGTTGATCAAAGAAATTTATAGTCTTGGTAAATTTTAATCTAGGTTACTCACTCAAAGCAAGCTTATTGCTAAATTTTAGCCAACTTTAAAGCCAGTTTAGCACGGCTGAGATGTAAGTCTTAGAAATTGCAAAAGAAATAACAACTGAGCAAGCTAACCATCATGGTTGACCAGATGCAATGGTGCAATGGCCATATTTTGACTAGTTTAGATTTACCGTAAGCCTTGAGTACCAAGACCCAAAGTCAGGTAAAACACACCTGTCACCTGTGATTTTGTAGTACAATTTATGTTTTCTTTTGACAAGACATGAATTAAACCTTGAACTTACATTGTGTACGGAAAGATTAAAGAAATGTTAAGGTATAAGCAGAATGTAAATTCCATTTGTAGGTATGCCTCATCCAGCAATGAATGAAAGTATTGGAAATGTCTTCATTCTTATCAATGTTCCTTGCTTTTGAATGATGTATGCACATACAGGTATGAACTAGGACTTTTAGAGAGGGTGTCGGCAGTGGCAGTCACATCCATCATTCATAGCAAGATAGAACATCACATCCAGCATACCTGTAAAGGGGAATTTGAGTCGTCCTGCTTACAATCTTTAGAAAAGGTAAGAAAATCTCAATCTTCTACAGTGTACGTGTTTTTCAGTATTAATGATTTTACCCTGAACTTGGTCATAATTTCTGTGGACAAGGTCAAGTGTTTTTGTCCTGAGAAGGTACATTTCATTTCGCCATTTCCAGTTAGTTAAAAAGTTGATAAATACTTGATGAACAACATGCtgatcaaactttgtccacaaGTTCCATATGGTTTTGTATGTCATCCATTCAATATCCTTCAGTAATTTGAATATGGttagatttttcaaaagtacccTCGCTATTGgtaattgttgtaatgttcAGTTTCTTGTATTTATAGAGATACAGCAGATTTCACTTCCCCGTTACAGCTGTATGTACAtcacacattttcatttttaaatacacATATAATGTTTTGATAACACAGACATGGAAGTTACCAACTCACTGAATTATTATCTAGAATAAGCACAGCCGAGGCACTGGTCTCAGAAAAGATGCATTCCGTATTAATCAGAAAAAGAATAGAGAGGCTCTTGTCTCAGCAGAGACAGTTCACTATTACAAGAAGACTGTGGCTGCCAGTTGATAACCTTTTACTGGTCAACAGACTAGCGATCgactgcacacacaaacaacaCACTGCCATAAGACCAGTGCCTTTGTTGTGTTTTCTAATGGTAGCCAAATGATTAAATGAATCAGTAGCTCTTATGTCTAGGTTATCAACACATTATTTGTGGATTTCAGAAGAAAACGTATGTGATGTACAGGTTCCTAACAGTGATTTAATTTGACTCGTGAAAATTAGTATGACATGAGcacatgtatgcaaatattttacggcagtttttctttcttgtggcagaacatcacatttttcataaaatgctAGTcccaacagctttcaaatttagtttacaggttcctaggcaTATCTGCTTTGTGTTTTGTGCACatggtgatgaaatttgctcaATACTTTCTAATTTTTTGTGAAAGAAGTGAAGATACTGCATGCCTATCCCAGTTATTGCTATGTTCGATTTTTCAGGCGCCATGGACTGGTTAAGTTCtagcaaaaatgttttttccatttcatacatcctttctttttaaagaggcactcccacttggtaacatttttaaaacacatttttttcatgccaacggtcgatatttgacgtggcgactgcgcgcggatcgcgagatatcgataaaaatgtcatttcccgagcgtatttttcacatcccgaagttttacgatcgtttctgattttgacccgaaatcccccgaaggtttgttgttgtgctgattgacgatattctagggagtctacaataagttcgaacgacacaattaatttacttcccactgcaaagactttatatacagcattatgccattacctcaggtaagttttgtaaaacttctccttagttttttgtcgttttcattattcttaaTTAGTTGTACTATATTTGAACCAATActacataaacatcagtttttacgagTCAAATATTAACCCCGCcttccgatgactacattttgtcgtctgccacacagtatgCCGCACGCGTGGTATGCGTCGCATACCACtcggtggccgctatgtatcaaccgcacgtaactatGCTAGTCACTTATGCGAATTCTGGTTGaataaaactttgttttccgttttttctcagagtcagtaagacgCGGCTTTCCCTCAGGGGTCATGACTGATCActgacgcgagtggtactgtggcatacagcagcgtaagcgtagacccgtactccatagcttagttgacaatggccccagtgccgaatgttcaatgttcggaagctgaatttaggtggagcactggaattcaaacttttaccttttagaggacatgtttttatcgatatctcgtgatacccgcgcagtcgccaagtcaaaaatcgaccgttggcattaaaaaaatgttctttaaaaatgttaccaagtgggagcgCCACTTTAAGAAATGACAGCAGTATGATATAGAGCCATAAAAGTCTTACTTTGACTGTTTTCAGTGGCTACACAGTAAAGTTGTTGGCTGGCTGAACCTAGTATTCCGCGGTGAATCCAATGACAGGACTCTCAGTGCCGGCACAGAGGCCTCGCTGGTCCAGTGGAAAGACAGGCTCCAGTACTTCCTCTATCAGACGTACGCCAATCTACGTATTGAGGAACTCTTCAACGTGATTGTGGAGTATCCGGATTCCATGCCGGCACTGGAGGATTTAAAGTGTTGTCTTGAGAAGACAGACCAAAGACAACAACTTGTTATGTCACTGAAGACTGCTCTTGAAACACGCCTGCTCCATCCAGGTAACACGCAATTGTTTATTCATCCTCTCTCCCTTGCATTTCTGTGTGCATATACAATTCATAATATACCAGTAGTGCAGGGAGTCCATTATGAAGTTGATGTAAGGGGTAACCTTTCATGCAACACTTAAAATTAAGGTGGTAAGCTGTGCAATAATGTTGAATTGCAACTGTTTTCAGCTTTATTTGGCTTGACTGATGTCTATGAAAGACTAATAATTCTAAACACTTTTTCTTAATcactacaaaaacaaaaactagaAGCATTgtaaagccaacttgttttactGACATTTGTCATCCTGCTGACAAAGTGTTTATCACTTACTTTGCAAATTATATAATGAAAGATAGTTTCTTAGACATTTTTTTCTGGCAGGACTTTGCGGTAACAGATTTTGCTGATCAGAGACTTGGTGACTTTCACCTCGCCACACAATTACTTTACAGCATGGTCGCATATGAGCAAGTTAATCAGATATTTTGCAGTAATaatgtgaaagaaaaacagaaagatGATGAAGTTGACTTTTAAAGGAGAAAATTGAGATACTTTGAGTTCTGTTTATGGCTCAAGACTTAGGGAcaaaacttcaattttttgttgtaaAGACTATAGTATgtttacatattgttacataATCTACCTCTGACAGATATGGTAACACAACTCCCCCCTCCCCCAGGTTTCTTTCATGCTGAATGTGACTGTCACATTACTCAGTGATGATAGACATACCGGTAGTCTATAATACAGAAATTCAAATGATTAATGTGACCACTGATTGATGTGTTCTCTCTAAAGGTGCAAACACGGCCGATATCCTGACTCAGTACATATCTTCCATCAGAGCACTGAGAGTTCTAGACCCAGCCGGTGTCATACTGGAGCTGGTGTGTGAGCCAGTCAGGAAATACCTCAGGTAAATGGGCGACTCATCACAGCTATCTGAGCAACTTTACGAAATTGACCAAGTTCAAGTACATGCGTGGATAGTGTAGTGGTTCCAAAATTAAATCTGACCAAGGAGGACATTCTACATCAGCTGAAATAAAACTCAAGACAGAAAATCATCGCTGTGTTCTCAATAAgagaatcaattttttttcaaaattgtcattgTCAAAATTGCCTCAAGTATCTGTAATAGTTCTTGGAGAAACACTTGGATTGTTCATATTCCAAAAACGAGATGGTAAATGGATTAACATGTACAGTACACTATTGATTGAGTAACAAAAATATAGAGTTAAATATTACAATGGATTTCAGTTGGAGATAAATTGGTCCCTGAAATTGGTCGAGCTGCACTTTGTAAGTTGGTGGGAGTTAAGAAttcaacaatacaatacaattcaATACAATACTTAAATCCAAGACTTGAATCATACATTTTGTACAGTTGTGTCCAGCAATATTTCCAACTTTCAAAACAGAGAGAAATTCATACCCAgagaaattgaattgaaaaaatgTTGTATTCCAGAACACGAGATGATACAGTGCGGTGTATCGTGTCCAGTTTAACTGATGACAGTAGCAGTGACCTTGCAGATGAACTCTCCAAAGGTGAAcctctcctcatggatgaaaaTTACTACAGCGATGAGGAGAGTGGGGATCCAGAAACCTGGCAGCCAGATCCAATTGATGCTGATCCAGGTATGCTCACTTTTTCTCTGAACcttgaaattttgtacacaaactttaaggtagaaagcaccttggggacagatgtTTGGGCTCTCAATTTActacaattcctttctgatccaccacttgtgggggctcattttaattaaagctctttgagtaaaaaactttcaccatcttagtttttcgaaaatccaaactttactcttttcccatagagttaacagacggatggcagccattttgaatttcaaatattgtgaaatgttggatactttgtttctctcgttcataaatttgcactgtgaccc contains the following coding sequences:
- the LOC139114229 gene encoding anaphase-promoting complex subunit 2-like, with the translated sequence MAVSVERDLDSAWQVLTSTFSAQSEKRGSSPPECKPALKTLQRHGMGYIIEDWFTETLQQDLQRRIAANFWKNFPEDPLPDGEPHANSFVSAINELHRNSSPYMKCVEWLEELKDLTQSEARPRLYSLTERVQTLFKAVLFSIIPTNFYEKVSDFYSKAFRAFHQLHKDEESEDEDDNDDDEGPRCPGCSKDSEQCDCAKVLSDFHQVNQELYELGLLERVSAVAVTSIIHSKIEHHIQHTCKGEFESSCLQSLEKWLHSKVVGWLNLVFRGESNDRTLSAGTEASLVQWKDRLQYFLYQTYANLRIEELFNVIVEYPDSMPALEDLKCCLEKTDQRQQLVMSLKTALETRLLHPGANTADILTQYISSIRALRVLDPAGVILELVCEPVRKYLRTRDDTVRCIVSSLTDDSSSDLADELSKGEPLLMDENYYSDEESGDPETWQPDPIDADPAKTSKSRRSSDIISMLVNIYGSRELFVNEYRTLLADRILSSFNYDTAREIRYLELLKLRFGESQLHYCEVMLKDVADSKRINTHIRELDDKKQKDEKTDCLDLNSMILSAQFWPSFREEKLELPQSIKDAMEKYTKEYETLKGMRTLNWKPHLGLVSLEVELKDRKLSLSVSPIHATIIMHFQEKDTWTIEELSNVMQVPSTALRRKIAYWQSQGVVKEQAPDTFVLIEERPGGRGNHEVMMIDSDEETESAMASAQDQREEELQVFWSYIVGMLTNLESLPLERIYSMLKMFAMQGPSAVECSEEELRHFLDCKVKEQKLIFSGGVYRLPKGTS